Proteins found in one Odontesthes bonariensis isolate fOdoBon6 chromosome 11, fOdoBon6.hap1, whole genome shotgun sequence genomic segment:
- the gart gene encoding LOW QUALITY PROTEIN: trifunctional purine biosynthetic protein adenosine-3 (The sequence of the model RefSeq protein was modified relative to this genomic sequence to represent the inferred CDS: inserted 2 bases in 2 codons; deleted 2 bases in 1 codon) translates to MAERVLVVGGGGREHVLAWKLAQSPQIQQVLVAPGNAGTASCGKICNSEVSVSNHAILAQFCKDHHVGLVVVGPEVPLAAGMVDDLTAAGVPCFGPSAKAAQLEASKSFSKAFMERHGIPTARYGSFTDPQEACDYIRTADFPALVVKASGLAAGKGVIVAQDREEACRAVMDIMKDRAFGSAGETVVVEELLEGEEVSCLCFSDGASVSPMPPAQDHKRLRDGDLGPNTGGMGAYCPTPQVSQELLQQIRETVLQKTVDGMREEGSPYVGVLYAGLMLTKQGPKVLEFNCRFGDPECQVLLPLLQSDLYEVVLNTMNGKLASSAPVWLQDSSAVTVVMASAGYPGSYKKGVDITGLSLVQDMGLQVFHAGTALKEGGVVSSGGRVLTVTAVRSSLEKALQAANQGVAAVGFPGAVYRRDIGHRAIAHLSQQRGLTYKESGVDIAAGNKLVDMIKPLAKATSRSGCNAELGGFAGLFDLKAAGFVDPILVSGTDGVGTKLKVAQACGQHGGLGQDLVAMCVNDVLAQGAEPLFFLDYFSCGSLDVDVATSVVGGIAKACEMAGCALLGGETAEMPGVYAPGEYDLAGFCVGAVERGALLPRLQEITEGDLLLGVSSSGVHSNGFSLVRKVLERTNLSYSSPAPFGRPGQTVGEVLLTPTKIYSRLLLPILRSGAVKAYAHITGGGXLENIPRVLPXELAVDLDASQWSVPSVFSWLHKEGGLSEEEMACTFNCGLGAVLVVAPGDAQRVLRQIQAHDEAWIVGSLAHKQPGAESVVVRNLKQSVQQAGAAGVEQNGSCHGSSVIPHKRTRVGVLISGTGTNLQALIEQAKHPTSSAEIVVVISNRPGVQGLKRASLAGIQTRVVDHKLYGSRAEFDGTIDRVLEEFGVELVCLAGFMRILTGTLVKKWNGRLLNIHPSLLPSFKGVNAQKQALQAGVRVAGCTVHFVAEEVDAGAIVVQEAVPVLGGDTEESLSDRIREAEHRAFPAALELVASGALRLGEDGRIIWN, encoded by the exons ATGGCAGAGCGGGTGCTGGTGGTTGGCGGCGGTGGACGGGAGCACGTGCTGGCCTGGAAACTGGCCCAGTCACCGCAGATTCAGCAGGTCCTCGTGGCTCCGGGTAACGCCGGCACGGCCAGTTGCGGAAAGATCTGCAACTCTG AGGTGTCAGTGAGTAACCACGCCATCTTGGCTCAGTTCTGTAAGGACCACCATGTGGGGCTGGTTGTGGTCGGACCCGAGGTGCCGCTGGCAGCAG GTATGGTGGACGACCTGACGGCCGCAGGAGTGCCGTGTTTTGGTCCCTCAGCCAAAGCGGCTCAGTTGGAGGCCAGCAAGAGCTTCTCCAAGGCCTTCATGGAGCGTCACGGCATCCCCACGGCTCGTTACGGCTCCTTCACCGACCCGCAGGAGGCCTGCGACTACATCCGCAc GGCCGACTTCCCAGCTCTGGTAGTGAAGGCCAGCGGTCTGGCAGCAGGCAAGGGAGTGATTGTGGCGCAGGATCGGGAGGAGGCCTGTCGGGCTGTGATGGACATCATGAAG GACCGAGCCTTTGGGTCTGCAGGGGAGACGGTGGTGGTGGAGGAGCTCCTCGAGGGAGAGGAAGTGTCG TGTCTGTGCTTCAGTGACGGTGCCTCGGTTTCACCGATGCCTCCAGCGCAGGATCACAAACGGCTGCGGGATGGGGACCTGGGGCCAAACACCGGGGGCATGGGAGCCTACTGCCCCACCCCTCAG GTGAGCcaggagctgctgcagcagaTCAGAGAGACCGTCCTGCAGAAGACTGTGGACGGGATGAGGGAGGAGGGAAGCCCTTATGTGG gTGTGCTGTATGCGGGGCTGATGTTGACGAAGCAGGGCCCGAAGGTTCTCGAGTTCAACTGTCGCTTTGGAGACCCTGAATGTCAG gtgctgctgccactgctgcagAGCGACCTGTATGAGGTGGTTCTGAACACCATGAATGGCAAGCTGGCCTCCAGCGCCCCCGTGTGGCTCCAGGACAGCTCTGCAGTCACTGTGGTCATGGCCAGCGCCGGCTACCCCGGCTCTTACAAGAAAGGAGTCGACATCACAG GCTTGTCCCTGGTCCAGGACATGGGGCTGCAGGTGTTCCATGCCGGAACCGCCCTGAAGGAAGGGGGCGTGGTCTCTAGCGGCGGGCGGGTTCTGACGGTCACAGCGGTCCGGTCGTCCCTGGAAAAGGCCCTGCAGGCAGCCAATCAGGGCGTGGCAGCTGTTGGTTTCCCAGGCGCCGTGTACCGGCGTGACATCGGTCACCGGGCCATCGCCCACCTCAGCCAGcaaag AGGTCTGACCTATAAGGAAAGCGGAGTGGACATCGCTGCTGGTAACAAGCTGGTGGACATGATCAAGCCTCTGGCCAAGGCTACTTCCCGCTCTG ggtGTAATGCAGAACTTGGAGGCTTTGCTGGGCTGTTTGATTTAAAAGCAGCAGGGTTTGTCGACCCAATCCTGGTATCTGGGACAGATGGAGTCGGGACCAAGCTCAAG GTTGCTCAGGCGTGCGGGCAGCACGGCGGTCTTGGCCAGGACCTGGTAGCCATGTGTGTGAATGACGTGCTGGCTCAGGGTGCCGAGCCGCTCTTTTTCCTCGACTACTTCTCCTGCGGGAGCCTGGACGTGGATGTGGCCACTTCGGTGGTTGGCGGCATCGCCAAGGCCTGCGAGATGGCCGGCTGTGCTCTACTGG GTGGTGAGACGGCAGAAATGCCCGGCGTCTATGCACCAGGCGAGTACGATCTGGCCGGGTTTTGCGTCGGAGCAGTCGAGCGAGGGGCCCTGCTGCCCCGACTGCAGGAGATCACGGAGGGGGACCTGCTGCTCGGCGTGTCGTCCTCTGGGGTTCACAGCAACGGCTTCAGCCTGGTTCGAAAAGTCCTGGAGAGGACCAACCTCAGCTACAGCTCCCCAGCTCCTTTTGGCAGGCCGGGACAGACTGTCG GGGAGGTTCTGCTGACTCCTACAAAGATCTACAGCCGCCTGCTTCTGCCCATCCTTCGCAGCGGAGCTGTCAAAGCCTACGCTCACATCACAGGCGGGG TTCTGGAGAACATCCCCCGGGTGCTGC CCGAGCTGGCTGTGGATTTAG ATGCCTCGCAGTGGAGCGTTCCTTCAGTGTTTTCCTGGCTCCACAAAGAAGGGGGTCTGAGCGAGGAGGAGATGGCCTGTACCTTCAACTGCGGCCTGGGGGCGGTGCTGGTGGTCGCCCCCGGGGATGCTCAGAGAGTCCTGCGGCAGATTCAAGCCCACGATGAGGCCTGGATTGTGGGCTCACTGGCTCACAAACAGCCAG GAGCAGAATCTGTGGTGGTCCGCAATCTCAAACAAAGCGTGCAGCAGGCTGGAGCAGCTGGGGTTGAACAGAATGGTAGTTGCCATGGCAGCAGTGTAATCCCACACAAGAGGACCAGAGTTGGAGTTCTCATCTCTGGCACAG GCACGAACCTGCAGGCCCTCATAGAGCAGGCCAAGCATCCGACCAGCTCAGCTGAGATCGTGGTGGTCATCTCCAACAGACCTGGAGTTCAGGGCCTGAAGAGAGCATCACTGGCTGGAATCCAGACACGA GTGGTGGACCATAAACTGTACGGGAGCCGTGCTGAATTTGACGGCACCATTGATCGTGTGCTTGAAGAATTTGGAGTGGAGCTGGTCTGTCTGGCGGGCTTCATGAGGATCCTCACA GGAACTTTAGTCAAGAAATGGAACG GTAGACTACTGAACATCCATCCGTCTCTGCTGCCGTCATTCAAGGGAGTGAATGCACAGAAGCAGGCTCTGCAGGCTGGTGTGCGAGTGGCCGGCTGCACAGTCCACTTTGTAGCT GAAGAAGTAGATGCAGGCGCCATCGTCGTGCAGGAGGCGGTGCCCGTGCTAGGCGGCGACACGGAGGAGAGTCTGTCGGACAGGATCAGAGAGGCTGAACATAGAGCCTTCCCTGCTGCTCTGGAGCTGGTTGCCAGCGGTGCCCTGAGACTGGGAGAGGATGGACGCATCATCTGGAACTGA
- the LOC142391721 gene encoding uncharacterized protein LOC142391721 — MEAVREQLQEEDEEEARGADAAAMLWSIQDALERQTLQIGASACGATAVVDVLKALSVDVAPEEADRCVQTRLRRNESPLPDYLLSRSEAGATHVQLIQGAQEASKGNVIGRFFHLHPPRRVRLVPWLARWIRKGAVPVATMNMQLAAPQGEEVPDAWHHQLIFGVAPHAVFMTNPLDVESEEVVHRRLCSESVLLIRREDVLQRLTPDCSLSGLSESQSDPRWQILDVEGQVRRMVLEEEQEQDQPKLTHITIPAAYSSGITLFALRETELGKELLDAPELTLL; from the exons ATGGAGGCAGTGCGTGAGCAGCTccaggaggaggatgaggaggaggcgCGCGGGGCTGATGCTGCAGCCATGCTGTGGTCCATCCAGGACGCTCTGGAGAGGCAGACGCTGCAGATCGGAGCGTCCGCCTGCGGGGCCACAGCAGTGGTGGACGTGCTGAAAGCCCTCAGCGTGGATGTGGCCCCGGAGGAAGCTGATCGCTGCGTTCAGACGCGCCTGAGGAGGAACGAGTCCCCGCTGCCTGACTACCTGCTGTCCCGCAGTGAAGCCG GTGCAACGCACGTTCAGCTCATCCAAGGAGCGCAGGAGGCCAGTAAAGGGAACGTGATCGGTCGGTTCTTCCACCTTCATCCTCCCCGGCGGGTCAGGCTGGTCCCCTGGCTCGCACGCTGGATCCGAAAGGGTGCCGTCCCGGTGGCGACCATGAACATGCAGCTGGCTGCGCCACAGGGCGAGGAGGTTCCCGACGCCTGGCACCATCAGCTCATATTCGGAGTCGCACCTCATGCAGTTTTCATGACCAACCCTTTAGATGTTG AAAGTGAAGAAGTGGTGCACCGGCGACTCTGCAGCGAATCGGTGTTGCTGATTCGTCGAGAAGATGTGCTGCAGCGACTGACGCCCGACTGCTCCCTGTCCGGCCTCTCCGAAAGCCAATCCGACCCAAGGTGGCAGATCCTGGATGTGGAGG gtcAGGTTAGGCGGATGGTTCTAGAGGAAGAACAGGAACAAGATCAGCCCAAGTTGACGCACATCACAATCCCTGCAGCTTACAGTTCGGGCATTACGCTCTTTGCTCTGCGAGAGACAGAACTGGGGAAAGAACTTCTCGATGCTCCCGAACTAACTTTGTTGTGA